A genomic region of Rhodanobacter sp. contains the following coding sequences:
- the purD gene encoding phosphoribosylamine--glycine ligase → MKVLVIGNGGREHALAWKLKQSLRVDEVIVAPGNAGTARERGVRNADVAAADLDGLLALAKREKVELTVVGPEVPLVAGVVDKFRAAGLRIFGPRAVAAQLEGSKAFAKDFLLRHNIPTARYAVFTELNPALAYVRQHGAPIVIKADGLAAGKGVVVALTQADAELALHDMLGAHAFGDASARVVIEEFLDGEEASYIVMSDGQHALPMASSQDHKRRDDGDFGPNTGGMGAYSPAPVVTPEVEKRILKEVIEPTLRGMAMEGAPFIGFLYAGLMIDKQGNPKVIEFNVRFGDPETQPIMLRLKSDLVELVEAALDGELRRTRAQWDARPSIGVVMAAAGYPGKVRSGDVIHGLDGDFGADAKVFHAGTKLDAEGRATTAGGRVLTVCALGKDIAAARETAYEAVAKIRFEGAFCRRDIAHRALHR, encoded by the coding sequence CCTGGTCATCGGCAACGGCGGGCGCGAACACGCGCTGGCGTGGAAGCTCAAGCAGTCGCTGCGGGTGGACGAGGTGATCGTGGCGCCGGGCAACGCGGGCACCGCGCGCGAACGCGGCGTGCGCAACGCGGACGTGGCGGCAGCCGACCTCGACGGCCTGCTGGCGCTGGCCAAGCGCGAGAAGGTGGAGTTGACCGTGGTCGGCCCCGAAGTCCCGCTGGTGGCCGGCGTGGTGGACAAGTTCCGCGCCGCGGGACTGCGCATCTTCGGGCCGCGCGCGGTCGCGGCGCAGCTGGAGGGTTCCAAGGCCTTCGCCAAGGACTTCCTCCTGCGCCACAACATTCCCACCGCGCGCTATGCGGTGTTCACCGAACTGAACCCGGCGCTGGCCTACGTGCGTCAGCACGGCGCACCCATCGTGATCAAGGCCGACGGCCTCGCCGCCGGCAAGGGCGTGGTGGTGGCGCTCACCCAGGCCGATGCGGAACTGGCATTGCACGACATGCTGGGCGCGCATGCCTTCGGCGACGCGTCCGCGCGCGTGGTGATCGAGGAATTCCTCGACGGCGAGGAAGCCAGCTACATCGTGATGAGCGACGGCCAGCACGCGCTGCCGATGGCGTCGAGCCAGGACCACAAGCGCCGCGACGACGGCGACTTCGGCCCCAACACCGGCGGCATGGGCGCCTACTCGCCCGCGCCGGTGGTCACGCCCGAGGTGGAGAAGCGCATCCTCAAGGAAGTGATCGAGCCCACGCTGCGGGGCATGGCGATGGAAGGCGCGCCCTTCATCGGCTTCCTCTACGCCGGCCTGATGATCGACAAGCAAGGCAACCCCAAGGTCATCGAATTCAACGTGCGCTTCGGCGATCCGGAGACGCAGCCCATCATGCTGCGCCTGAAGTCGGACCTGGTGGAGCTGGTCGAAGCCGCACTGGACGGCGAGCTGCGCCGCACCCGCGCGCAATGGGACGCGCGCCCGTCCATCGGCGTGGTGATGGCCGCCGCCGGCTACCCCGGCAAGGTGCGCAGCGGCGACGTGATCCACGGACTCGACGGCGACTTCGGCGCGGACGCCAAGGTGTTCCATGCGGGAACCAAGCTCGATGCCGAAGGCCGCGCGACCACGGCCGGCGGCCGCGTGCTCACCGTCTGCGCGCTGGGCAAGGACATCGCCGCGGCCCGCGAAACGGCCTACGAAGCGGTAGCGAAGATCCGCTTCGAGGGGGCGTTCTGCCGGCGCGACATCGCGCATCGGGCGCTGCACCGCTGA
- a CDS encoding PhzF family phenazine biosynthesis protein, producing the protein MNAMRTVRFHQVDVFSAVPFKGNPLAVVFDADDLDTAQMQAIARWTNLSETTFLLAPSDAEADYRVRIFTTGGELPFAGHPTLGTAHALRASGYRPRRPGRLIQQCGVGRVELSERAPDRWAFAAPPARIVPLPAEQHALLVRALGSDAVDLDATPCTVDNGAPWLLVRMNTADDCLARRPDDALLAAATRAAGTHGAAIYGPHASGGPADFEMRCLMTGGDFGFGEDPVTGSANAALACLLEAQRRRPAARYTVRQGTVLQRDGRVAIDHDPDGRIWIGGDCVTVIEGRFRCP; encoded by the coding sequence ATGAACGCCATGCGCACCGTGCGCTTCCACCAGGTCGACGTGTTCAGCGCCGTGCCGTTCAAGGGCAACCCGCTCGCGGTGGTGTTCGACGCCGACGACCTCGATACCGCGCAGATGCAGGCCATCGCGCGTTGGACCAATCTGTCCGAAACCACCTTCCTGCTGGCGCCCAGCGATGCGGAGGCGGACTACCGCGTGCGCATCTTCACCACCGGCGGCGAGTTGCCGTTCGCCGGGCATCCCACCCTGGGTACCGCGCATGCCCTGCGCGCCAGCGGCTACCGGCCGCGCCGGCCGGGTCGGCTGATCCAGCAGTGCGGGGTAGGCCGGGTGGAGCTGAGCGAGCGCGCACCCGACCGCTGGGCCTTCGCGGCGCCGCCGGCGCGCATCGTGCCGCTGCCGGCCGAGCAACACGCCTTGCTGGTCCGAGCGCTGGGCAGTGACGCCGTCGACCTGGATGCCACCCCTTGCACGGTCGACAACGGTGCGCCGTGGCTGCTCGTGCGCATGAACACGGCCGACGACTGCCTGGCGCGGCGGCCCGACGATGCCCTGCTCGCCGCGGCGACCCGTGCGGCCGGCACTCACGGCGCGGCCATCTACGGACCGCATGCCAGCGGCGGCCCCGCCGATTTCGAGATGCGCTGCCTGATGACCGGCGGCGACTTCGGCTTCGGCGAAGATCCGGTCACCGGCAGCGCCAACGCCGCGCTGGCCTGCCTGCTGGAAGCGCAGCGACGTCGCCCTGCAGCGCGTTACACGGTGCGCCAGGGCACGGTCTTGCAGCGCGACGGCCGCGTGGCGATCGACCACGACCCCGACGGCCGCATCTGGATCGGCGGCGATTGCGTCACGGTGATCGAGGGCCGCTTCCGCTGCCCCTGA
- a CDS encoding 2-dehydro-3-deoxy-phosphogluconate aldolase: protein MTTQATKQQQLADILALAPVVPVVIIDELAHAVPMARALVAGGIRSIEVTLRTPVALDAIRAIASEVEGAVVGVGTVLDGQQLEAARQAGARFAVSPGVSPKLLDAADANALPLLPGVATAGEAMSLLERGYRHLKLFPAVPVGGAKLLGAWASPLPQLRFCPTGGISLASALDFLALPNVVCVGGSWLTPKDKLVAGDWAGIERLAREAAALR from the coding sequence ATGACCACACAAGCAACCAAGCAGCAACAACTGGCCGACATCCTCGCGCTGGCACCCGTGGTGCCGGTGGTCATCATCGACGAACTGGCGCATGCCGTGCCGATGGCGCGCGCGCTGGTCGCGGGCGGCATCCGCAGCATCGAGGTGACCCTGCGCACGCCGGTGGCGCTGGACGCGATCCGCGCCATCGCCAGCGAAGTGGAAGGCGCGGTGGTGGGCGTGGGCACCGTGCTCGACGGTCAGCAGCTGGAGGCCGCGCGCCAGGCCGGCGCGCGCTTCGCGGTGTCGCCCGGCGTCTCGCCGAAATTGCTCGATGCCGCCGACGCCAACGCGTTGCCGCTCTTGCCCGGCGTGGCCACCGCGGGCGAGGCGATGAGCCTGCTCGAACGCGGCTACCGGCACCTCAAGCTGTTTCCGGCGGTGCCGGTCGGTGGCGCGAAACTGCTCGGCGCCTGGGCCAGCCCGCTGCCGCAACTGCGCTTCTGCCCCACCGGCGGCATCAGCCTCGCCAGCGCGCTGGATTTCCTCGCGCTGCCCAACGTCGTCTGCGTGGGCGGTTCGTGGCTCACGCCCAAGGACAAGCTCGTGGCCGGCGATTGGGCCGGCATCGAACGACTGGCGCGCGAGGCGGCGGCGTTGCGTTGA
- the edd gene encoding phosphogluconate dehydratase translates to MPLHPIVAEVTARIAARSRASRTAYLACVDAAGRDGPHRARLSCGNLAHGFAACGEHDKAALRSGRAPNLGIVTAYNDMLSAHQPYERYPELIRRVAREAGVTAQVAGGVPAMCDGVTQGQAGMELSLFSREVIAMATAIALSHDMFDGALMLGICDKIVPGLLIGALSFGHLPTIFVPAGPMPSGISNDAKTAVRQRYAEGKATRDELLEAEAASYHAPGTCTFYGTANSNQMLMEIMGLHLPGSSFVNPNTPLREALTEAAVQRLAAMSAPGEHHTPLGRMIDERTIVNGVIGLHATGGSTNHLLHLVAMAHAAGIVLTLEDFDALSGVVPLMARVYPNGSADVNHFHQAGGMPFLIGSLIDAGLLHGDAHTVWGRGMQAYRRMPALDAAGKLVWSEVSESGNRDVLRPAGEPFRADGGLRVLQGNLGRAVIKVSSVPGDRLVIEAPAVVFHDQDDVKQAFDRGELDRDFVAVVRFQGPKAIGMPELHKLTPTLGLLQARGHRVALVTDGRMSGASGKVPAAIHVTPEAIDAGPLGKLRDGDLIRLDVIAGTLEAKVDAAEWAAREQAHADLSAHHAGMGRELFATLRNTVGSADAGATIFAKHDRHHAADA, encoded by the coding sequence ATGCCCCTGCACCCCATCGTCGCCGAAGTCACCGCCCGCATCGCTGCGCGCAGCCGCGCCAGCCGCACCGCCTATCTCGCCTGCGTCGACGCGGCAGGCCGCGACGGCCCGCATCGCGCACGGCTTTCCTGCGGCAACCTCGCGCACGGCTTCGCCGCCTGCGGCGAGCACGACAAGGCCGCGCTGCGCAGCGGCCGCGCGCCCAACCTCGGCATCGTCACCGCGTACAACGACATGCTCTCGGCGCATCAGCCCTACGAGCGCTATCCCGAACTGATCCGCCGCGTGGCGCGCGAGGCCGGCGTCACCGCGCAGGTGGCCGGCGGCGTGCCGGCGATGTGCGACGGTGTCACCCAGGGCCAGGCCGGCATGGAGCTGAGCCTGTTCTCGCGCGAGGTGATCGCGATGGCCACCGCGATCGCGCTGTCGCACGACATGTTCGACGGCGCGCTGATGCTCGGCATCTGCGACAAGATCGTGCCGGGCCTGCTGATCGGCGCGCTGAGCTTCGGCCACCTGCCCACGATCTTCGTGCCGGCAGGCCCGATGCCCAGCGGCATCTCCAACGACGCCAAGACCGCGGTGCGCCAACGCTACGCCGAGGGCAAGGCCACCCGCGACGAACTGCTGGAAGCCGAGGCTGCGTCCTACCACGCGCCCGGCACCTGCACGTTCTACGGCACCGCCAACTCCAACCAGATGCTGATGGAGATCATGGGCCTGCACCTGCCGGGTTCCAGCTTCGTCAATCCGAACACGCCGCTGCGCGAGGCGCTCACCGAGGCCGCCGTGCAGCGCCTCGCCGCGATGAGCGCGCCGGGCGAACACCACACGCCGCTCGGCCGCATGATCGACGAGCGCACCATCGTCAACGGCGTGATCGGCCTGCATGCCACCGGCGGCTCCACCAACCACCTGCTGCACCTGGTGGCGATGGCGCACGCCGCCGGCATCGTGCTGACGCTGGAGGACTTCGACGCGCTGTCCGGCGTGGTGCCGCTGATGGCACGCGTGTATCCGAACGGTTCCGCCGACGTGAACCATTTCCACCAGGCCGGCGGCATGCCGTTCCTGATCGGCTCGCTGATCGACGCCGGCCTGCTGCACGGCGACGCGCACACGGTATGGGGCCGCGGCATGCAGGCCTACCGCCGGATGCCCGCGCTGGACGCCGCCGGAAAACTGGTGTGGAGCGAAGTGAGCGAGAGCGGCAACCGCGACGTGCTGCGCCCGGCCGGCGAGCCGTTCCGCGCCGACGGCGGCCTGCGCGTGCTGCAGGGCAACCTCGGCCGCGCCGTGATCAAGGTGTCCTCGGTGCCGGGCGACCGGCTGGTGATCGAGGCGCCGGCGGTGGTGTTCCACGACCAGGACGACGTGAAGCAGGCCTTCGACCGCGGCGAACTCGACCGCGACTTCGTGGCCGTGGTGCGCTTCCAGGGACCCAAGGCGATCGGCATGCCCGAGCTGCACAAGCTCACGCCCACGCTGGGCCTGCTGCAGGCGCGCGGGCATCGCGTGGCGCTGGTCACCGACGGACGCATGTCCGGCGCGTCCGGCAAGGTGCCCGCGGCGATCCACGTCACGCCCGAGGCCATCGACGCCGGCCCGCTAGGCAAGCTGCGCGATGGCGACCTCATCCGCCTCGACGTGATCGCCGGCACGCTGGAGGCCAAGGTCGACGCCGCCGAATGGGCCGCGCGCGAGCAGGCGCACGCGGATCTTTCCGCGCACCACGCCGGCATGGGCCGCGAGCTGTTCGCCACCCTGCGCAACACCGTGGGTTCGGCGGACGCCGGCGCCACCATCTTCGCCAAGCATGACCGCCACCATGCGGCCGATGCCTGA
- the pgl gene encoding 6-phosphogluconolactonase — MSNLITHDFADAGAQAGALAGKVAAQLREAIAARGRAVIAVSGGSTPKAFFARLSNEALDWAAVTVTLVDERWVPDTDDRSNARLVKSVLLQNAAAAADFVPLYTGAATPEEGLAEAEARIAALPAPFDVVLLGMGDDGHTASFFPGGDHLAEATDPHGTAKVWPMRAAGAGEPRITLSLPVLLDTRALYLLLCGAGKRNLLADVEQGAQSAKAYPVRCVVQQDAVPLDVYWSP; from the coding sequence ATGTCCAACCTCATCACGCACGATTTCGCCGATGCCGGCGCGCAGGCCGGGGCGCTTGCCGGCAAGGTCGCCGCTCAACTGCGCGAGGCCATCGCGGCACGCGGCCGCGCGGTGATCGCGGTATCCGGCGGCAGCACGCCCAAGGCGTTCTTCGCCCGCTTGTCGAACGAGGCGCTGGACTGGGCGGCGGTCACCGTCACCCTGGTGGACGAGCGCTGGGTGCCGGACACCGACGACCGTTCCAACGCGAGGCTGGTGAAGTCCGTCTTGCTGCAGAACGCGGCGGCCGCCGCGGACTTCGTGCCGCTCTACACCGGCGCCGCCACGCCGGAAGAAGGCCTGGCCGAGGCCGAGGCGCGCATCGCCGCGTTGCCCGCACCGTTCGACGTGGTGCTGCTCGGCATGGGCGACGACGGCCATACCGCTTCGTTCTTCCCCGGCGGCGACCATCTCGCCGAAGCCACCGATCCGCACGGCACGGCCAAGGTGTGGCCGATGCGCGCGGCGGGCGCCGGCGAGCCGCGCATCACGTTGAGCCTGCCGGTGCTGCTCGATACCCGCGCGCTGTACCTGCTGCTGTGCGGCGCAGGCAAGCGCAACTTGCTGGCGGATGTCGAGCAGGGCGCGCAGTCGGCGAAGGCATATCCGGTCCGCTGCGTGGTGCAGCAGGATGCGGTGCCGTTGGATGTTTATTGGAGTCCTTAG
- the zwf_2 gene encoding glucose-6-phosphate dehydrogenase: MTATFQTVDPFDLVIFGGTGDLALRKLLPALFHRYADGQIPAGSRIVGVAREPLDDDGYRAQLRESLAGKGADAAKVDAFLQQVFYRPLDARKDEGWDAFAALIGEQPAHIRVFYLSTSPELFEDICRRLGECGLNGEHSRVVLEKPIGRDLASANRINDAVGKVFAESQTYRIDHYLGKETVQNLLALRFGNALFEPLWNASHIDHVQITVAETLGLGRRAGYYDRAGALRDMVQNHLLQLLCMVAMEAPASLSPDAVRDEKLKVLRSLKRIDDSNAGQLTVRGQYRAGVAEGQSVPGYLDELEGAKSDTETFVALKAEIENWRWAGVPFYLRTGKRLPERVSEIVVAFKPVPHSIFGAGVGPLAQNRLVLRLQPDEGVKLWLTIKDPGPGGLRLRHVPLDMSFAEAFGVAQPDAYERLLLDVVRGNPTLFMRRDEVEAAWRWADPILAAWAAVNEAPRPYAAGSWGPSAAVALIERDGRTWHEDNE, from the coding sequence GTGACGGCTACTTTCCAGACGGTCGATCCGTTCGACCTGGTGATCTTCGGCGGCACCGGCGATCTCGCCCTGCGCAAGCTGTTGCCGGCGCTGTTCCATCGCTACGCCGACGGCCAGATTCCGGCCGGCAGCCGCATCGTGGGCGTGGCCCGCGAGCCGCTGGACGACGACGGTTACCGCGCCCAGCTGCGCGAATCGCTGGCCGGCAAGGGCGCCGATGCGGCGAAGGTCGATGCCTTCCTGCAGCAGGTGTTCTACCGCCCGCTGGACGCGCGCAAGGACGAGGGCTGGGACGCGTTCGCCGCGCTGATCGGCGAACAGCCCGCGCACATCCGCGTGTTCTACCTGTCCACCTCGCCCGAGTTGTTCGAGGACATTTGCCGCCGGCTCGGCGAGTGCGGCCTCAACGGCGAACACTCGCGCGTGGTGCTGGAAAAACCCATCGGCCGCGACCTCGCCAGCGCCAACCGCATCAACGACGCGGTGGGCAAGGTGTTCGCCGAATCGCAGACCTACCGCATCGACCATTACCTCGGCAAGGAAACGGTGCAGAACCTCTTGGCGCTGCGCTTCGGCAACGCGCTGTTCGAGCCGCTGTGGAACGCCAGCCACATCGACCACGTGCAGATCACCGTGGCCGAGACGCTGGGCCTGGGCCGCCGCGCCGGCTACTACGACCGTGCCGGCGCGCTGCGCGACATGGTGCAGAACCACCTGCTGCAGCTGCTGTGCATGGTGGCGATGGAAGCGCCGGCCTCGCTGTCGCCCGACGCGGTGCGCGACGAAAAGCTCAAGGTGCTGCGCTCGCTCAAGCGCATTGACGACAGCAACGCCGGCCAGCTCACCGTGCGCGGCCAGTACCGCGCCGGCGTGGCCGAAGGCCAGTCGGTGCCCGGCTACCTCGACGAACTGGAAGGCGCGAAGTCGGACACCGAAACCTTCGTGGCGTTGAAGGCCGAGATCGAGAACTGGCGCTGGGCCGGCGTGCCGTTCTACCTGCGCACCGGCAAGCGCCTGCCCGAGCGCGTGTCGGAGATCGTGGTGGCGTTCAAGCCGGTACCGCATTCGATCTTCGGCGCCGGCGTCGGCCCGCTGGCGCAGAACCGCCTGGTGCTGCGCCTGCAGCCGGACGAAGGCGTGAAGCTGTGGCTCACCATCAAGGATCCCGGCCCCGGCGGCCTGCGCCTGCGTCACGTGCCGCTGGACATGAGTTTCGCCGAGGCCTTCGGCGTGGCGCAGCCTGACGCCTACGAACGCCTACTGCTCGACGTGGTGCGCGGCAACCCCACGCTGTTCATGCGCCGCGACGAAGTGGAAGCCGCGTGGCGCTGGGCCGACCCCATCCTCGCCGCGTGGGCCGCCGTCAACGAGGCGCCGCGTCCCTATGCCGCCGGCAGCTGGGGCCCGAGCGCGGCCGTGGCCTTGATCGAGCGCGACGGCCGCACCTGGCACGAGGACAACGAGTAA
- a CDS encoding GntR family transcriptional regulator codes for MVCYWYLAWMETALAREYRRICRDPSSHQPLAYLRLRSAIRNVVEQRAIEPGQALPSERDLSQALKLSRVTVRKAIAGLVEEGLLTQRHGAGTFIAERIVKPMSRLSSFTEDLRDRGLRPRSEFFERSVGEVTPEEAMAMNLSPGSLVVRLHRVRYGQDEPLAIERTVVPANVLADPMQVRDSLYEVLESLGCRPKRALQRLRAVSLNAHQARLLHVAAGSAGLNIERRSFLDDGRVVEFTCSWYRGDIYDFVAELHAD; via the coding sequence ATGGTTTGCTATTGGTATCTTGCATGGATGGAAACCGCCCTGGCCCGCGAATACCGCCGCATCTGCCGCGACCCGTCCAGCCATCAGCCGCTGGCCTACCTGCGCTTGCGCAGCGCGATCCGCAACGTGGTGGAACAGCGCGCCATCGAGCCGGGGCAGGCGTTGCCCAGCGAACGCGACCTGTCGCAGGCGCTCAAGCTCTCCCGCGTCACCGTGCGCAAGGCGATCGCCGGACTGGTCGAGGAAGGCCTGCTCACCCAGCGCCACGGCGCGGGCACCTTCATCGCCGAACGCATCGTCAAGCCGATGTCGCGGCTGTCCAGCTTCACCGAGGACCTGCGCGACCGCGGCCTGCGGCCGCGCTCGGAGTTCTTCGAGCGCAGCGTGGGCGAGGTGACGCCGGAGGAGGCGATGGCGATGAACCTCTCGCCCGGCTCGCTGGTGGTGCGGCTGCACCGCGTGCGCTACGGGCAGGACGAGCCGCTGGCGATCGAGCGCACCGTGGTGCCCGCCAACGTGCTGGCCGACCCGATGCAGGTGCGCGATTCGCTGTACGAGGTGCTGGAGTCGCTGGGCTGCCGCCCGAAGCGCGCCTTGCAGCGCCTGCGCGCGGTGTCGCTGAACGCGCACCAGGCGCGCCTGCTGCACGTGGCCGCCGGCAGCGCCGGGCTCAACATCGAGCGGCGCAGCTTCCTCGACGACGGCCGCGTGGTCGAGTTCACCTGCTCCTGGTACCGCGGCGACATCTACGACTTCGTCGCCGAACTGCACGCCGACTGA
- a CDS encoding SIS domain-containing protein: protein MHASDTLMFREAHESADVVARQFAANERVVTELADALRAQPPRFIVTCARGSSDHAAAYAKYVFETQLGIVTASASPSITSVYAAPQQWEGALFIGISQSGKSPDLVRNAQAAKAAGARVVAMVNVEDSPLAQIADTVIPLHAGPERSVAATKSYLAALAAILHLCARWHGDAKLIAALEALPDALRKGWDADWSALTDGLVDAHNLFVVGRGFGFAAALEAALKFKETCGLHAEAFSAAEVKHGPMALVGPHFPVLCFAQDDDTLDSTLAVANEFRGRGAQVLVAAPGRSGEGFLPLAAGLPAICTPLLTIQSFYRAASALALRRGFNPDVPPHLNKVTETV, encoded by the coding sequence ATGCACGCCAGCGACACCCTGATGTTCCGCGAAGCGCACGAATCCGCCGACGTGGTGGCCCGCCAGTTCGCCGCCAACGAACGCGTGGTGACCGAGCTCGCCGATGCGCTGCGCGCGCAGCCGCCGCGCTTCATCGTCACCTGCGCGCGCGGCAGCTCCGACCATGCCGCCGCTTACGCGAAATACGTATTCGAGACCCAGCTCGGCATCGTCACCGCCTCGGCCTCGCCTTCGATCACCTCGGTGTACGCCGCGCCGCAGCAGTGGGAGGGCGCGCTGTTCATCGGCATCTCGCAGTCGGGCAAGAGTCCCGACCTGGTGCGCAACGCGCAGGCCGCCAAGGCCGCCGGCGCGCGCGTGGTGGCGATGGTCAACGTGGAAGATTCGCCGCTGGCGCAGATCGCCGACACGGTGATCCCGCTGCATGCCGGCCCGGAGCGCAGCGTGGCCGCCACCAAGAGCTACCTCGCCGCGCTGGCCGCGATCCTGCACCTGTGCGCGCGCTGGCACGGCGACGCCAAGCTGATCGCCGCGCTGGAAGCCTTGCCCGACGCATTGCGCAAGGGCTGGGACGCGGACTGGTCGGCGCTGACCGACGGCCTGGTCGACGCGCACAACCTGTTCGTGGTCGGCCGCGGCTTCGGCTTCGCCGCCGCGCTGGAAGCCGCGCTGAAGTTCAAGGAAACCTGCGGCCTGCACGCCGAGGCGTTCAGCGCCGCCGAGGTGAAGCACGGCCCGATGGCCTTGGTCGGGCCGCACTTCCCGGTGCTGTGCTTCGCGCAGGACGACGATACGCTGGACAGCACGCTGGCCGTGGCGAACGAGTTCCGCGGCCGTGGCGCACAAGTACTAGTGGCCGCGCCGGGCCGCAGCGGCGAAGGCTTCCTGCCGCTCGCCGCCGGCCTGCCGGCCATCTGCACGCCGCTGCTCACCATCCAGAGTTTCTACCGTGCCGCCAGCGCGCTGGCGCTGCGCCGCGGCTTCAACCCCGACGTGCCGCCGCACCTCAACAAGGTCACTGAAACCGTGTGA
- the nagA gene encoding N-acetylglucosamine-6-phosphate deacetylase, with product MTIALTHARVLTAHGWRDDLAVLVEAERIAALLPHGHPAVRAAQVQDLAGALLVPGFIDTQVNGGGGALFNAAPTAETIRTIGAAHRRFGTTGFLPTLISDSVDTMRAALAAVEQAFDDGVPGLLGIHLEGPYLAPERKGVHDPKWFHVPGEEELALLCAPHRGVRLVTLAPERVPHDVIARLAAAGVIVNAGHTAADHATVRAALAAGVRGFTHLFNAMTPLGSREPGVVGAALDDPGSWCGIIVDGHHVHPASLRNAVAAKPRGKTLLVTDAMPPVGADSPEYVLNGETIVVKDGICQTADGVLAGSALDMAAAVRNSVAMLGLPLDEAVRMASTYPADFLGLGASHGRIAVGYRADLVAMDADCKVQRSWIDGRSS from the coding sequence ATGACCATCGCCCTCACCCACGCCCGCGTCCTCACCGCCCACGGCTGGCGCGACGATCTCGCCGTGCTGGTCGAGGCCGAACGCATCGCCGCCTTGCTGCCGCACGGCCATCCCGCCGTGCGCGCCGCGCAGGTGCAGGATCTGGCCGGCGCGCTGCTGGTGCCGGGCTTCATCGACACGCAGGTGAACGGCGGCGGCGGCGCGCTGTTCAACGCCGCGCCCACCGCGGAAACCATCCGCACCATCGGCGCCGCGCACCGCCGGTTCGGCACCACCGGTTTCCTGCCCACGCTCATCAGCGACAGCGTGGACACCATGCGCGCTGCGCTGGCCGCGGTGGAGCAGGCCTTCGACGACGGCGTGCCGGGCCTGCTCGGCATCCATCTGGAAGGCCCCTACCTCGCGCCCGAACGCAAGGGCGTGCACGACCCGAAGTGGTTCCATGTGCCGGGCGAGGAAGAACTCGCCCTGCTCTGCGCGCCGCACCGCGGCGTGCGGCTGGTGACGCTGGCGCCGGAGCGCGTGCCGCACGATGTGATCGCGCGGCTCGCCGCCGCCGGCGTGATCGTCAACGCCGGCCACACCGCCGCCGACCACGCCACCGTCCGCGCCGCATTGGCCGCGGGCGTGCGCGGCTTCACCCACCTGTTCAACGCGATGACGCCGCTGGGCAGCCGCGAGCCCGGCGTGGTGGGCGCCGCGCTGGACGATCCCGGCAGCTGGTGCGGCATCATCGTGGACGGCCACCACGTGCATCCGGCCAGCCTGCGCAACGCCGTCGCCGCCAAGCCGCGCGGCAAGACACTGCTGGTCACCGACGCCATGCCGCCGGTGGGCGCGGATTCCCCCGAGTACGTGCTCAACGGCGAAACCATCGTCGTGAAGGACGGCATCTGCCAGACCGCGGACGGCGTGCTGGCCGGTTCCGCGCTGGACATGGCCGCCGCCGTGCGCAACAGCGTGGCGATGCTCGGCCTGCCGCTGGACGAAGCGGTACGCATGGCCAGCACCTACCCCGCCGACTTCCTCGGCCTCGGCGCCAGCCACGGCCGCATCGCGGTCGGCTACCGCGCCGATCTCGTGGCGATGGACGCCGACTGCAAGGTGCAACGCAGCTGGATCGACGGCCGGTCTTCGTAG
- a CDS encoding Fic family protein (frameshifted, insertion/deletion at around 3418529), translating to MPNQNILLSTLGLQEAKDSSEIENIVTTHDELFREAAQDTAAGPAAKEVARYNRALRVGFDAVRGSGLLTGNHILEIQSALEKSRAGYRKVPGTVLKNGVGHVVYTPPAPDSLPMLMSSLEQFINDDERFEADPLIKMALIHHQFESIHPFYDGNGRTGRIVNVLYLVKQGLLDTPVLYLSRAIVRSKADYYRLLQSVREHGHWEQWVLYMLGVVERTATDGIATIQAIKAALMDYKHRIRAGHRFYSQDLINNLFSHPYTKIEFLQQDLQVSRLTAARYLDALAATGFVRKRRIGRSNYYINESLFRILTGEAS from the coding sequence ATGCCCAATCAGAACATCCTGCTCAGTACGCTGGGCTTGCAGGAAGCCAAGGACAGTTCCGAAATCGAAAACATCGTCACCACCCATGACGAACTGTTCCGTGAAGCGGCGCAGGACACGGCTGCCGGGCCTGCCGCCAAGGAAGTCGCACGCTACAACCGTGCCCTGCGCGTCGGTTTCGACGCCGTGCGCGGTTCAGGTCTGCTCACCGGCAATCACATCCTCGAAATCCAATCGGCGCTGGAGAAAAGCCGTGCCGGCTACCGCAAGGTTCCCGGCACGGTGTTGAAGAACGGCGTGGGCCACGTGGTCTATACCCCGCCTGCGCCGGATAGCCTGCCGATGCTGATGTCCAGCCTGGAACAGTTCATCAATGACGATGAACGGTTCGAAGCCGACCCGCTCATCAAGATGGCGCTGATCCACCATCAGTTCGAAAGCATCCATCCGTTCTACGACGGCAACGGCCGCACCGGACGCATCGTCAACGTGTTGTACTTGGTCAAGCAAGGCTTGCTGGACACGCCGGTGTTGTACCTCAGCCGCGCCATCGTGCGCAGCAAGGCCGATTACTATCGTTTGCTGCAATCCGTGCGCGAACACGGCCACTGGGAGCAATGGGTGTTGTACATGCTGGGCGTGGTGGAGCGCACGGCCACCGATGGCATCGCCACCATCCAAGCCATCAAGGCCGCGCTGATGGACTACAAGCATCGCATCCGCGCTGGGCATCGGTTCTACAGCCAGGATCTGATCAACAACTTGTTCTCGCACCCTTATACCAAGATCGAGTTTCTGCAACAGGATCTGCAGGTGTCGCGCCTTACCGCCGCACGGTATCTGGATGCGCTGGCCGCCACCGGCTTCGTGCGCAAGCGCCGAATCGGTCGTTCCAACTACTACATCAACGAATCCCTTTTCCGCATCCTGACCGGCGAGGCGTCGTAA